One region of Gilliamella sp. ESL0405 genomic DNA includes:
- a CDS encoding ABC transporter ATP-binding protein has protein sequence MSLINLTNAYLSFSDAPLLDHIDMSIEANERVCLVGRNGAGKSTLLKVLNKEVPLDEGQIIYENNVVVSRLQQDPPRDIKGTVFDFVAEGLQQQAQLLKDYYELSHQVERDPSESNLAKLAKMQEQLDQQNGWQLDNRVRNVISSLSLNGDDLLSSLSGGWLRKAALAKALVCQPTVLLLDEPTNHLDIQTIKWLEEFLKSFNGSIVFISHDRSFIRQMATRIIDLDRGKVASWGGDYDSYLLGKEEALRVEELQNAEFDKKLAQEEVWIRQGIKARRTRNEGRVRALKAMRQEYSQRRQVMGSAKMQIEEALRSGKIVFELDNVTYQIEDKLLVNQFSVQVLRGDKIALIGPNGIGKTTLLKLMLGNLTPTSGTVHCGTKLEVAYFDQYRLELDPEKTVMDNLAEGKQEVMVNGRSRHVLGYLQDFLFPPKRARTPVRALSGGERNRLLLAKLFLKPSNLLVLDEPTNDLDIETLELLEELVNDYQGTVLLVSHDRQFVDNVVTQCWFFEDNGKIGIYAGGYSDALQQQQQAKPVNAPAPTPANNSDAAKKTASNGGASASESVAKKKVKLSYNEQRELAQLPEKIEALETAIDQLQTQIGQSDFFNQPHEVTGPILQALTDKEAELEAVFERWEQLESLSK, from the coding sequence ATGTCATTAATTAATCTTACTAACGCTTATCTATCATTTAGTGATGCCCCACTGCTTGACCATATCGATATGTCGATTGAAGCTAATGAGCGAGTCTGTCTTGTTGGGCGTAATGGTGCCGGTAAATCGACCTTATTGAAAGTTTTAAATAAAGAAGTGCCTTTAGACGAAGGGCAAATTATTTATGAAAATAATGTTGTCGTTTCTCGCCTGCAACAAGATCCACCTCGAGATATTAAAGGCACTGTGTTTGATTTTGTTGCAGAAGGTTTACAACAGCAAGCTCAGTTATTAAAAGATTATTATGAGCTATCACATCAAGTTGAGCGTGATCCGAGTGAAAGTAACTTAGCCAAATTGGCTAAAATGCAAGAACAGCTTGATCAGCAAAATGGTTGGCAACTCGATAATCGAGTGCGAAATGTCATTTCATCCCTTTCTTTAAACGGCGATGATTTATTATCATCGCTGTCAGGCGGCTGGTTACGTAAAGCGGCTTTAGCGAAAGCGCTCGTTTGCCAACCTACAGTGCTATTACTTGATGAACCGACCAACCATTTGGATATCCAGACGATTAAATGGTTAGAAGAGTTTTTAAAAAGCTTTAACGGAAGTATTGTATTTATTTCGCATGACCGTTCGTTCATTCGTCAAATGGCGACACGGATTATCGATCTCGATCGAGGCAAAGTCGCTTCGTGGGGTGGTGATTATGATAGTTATTTGCTTGGTAAAGAAGAAGCATTACGGGTCGAAGAGCTACAAAACGCTGAATTTGATAAAAAATTAGCACAAGAAGAAGTTTGGATCCGTCAAGGCATTAAAGCCCGCCGAACACGAAATGAAGGGCGAGTTCGAGCACTAAAAGCGATGAGGCAAGAGTATTCACAGCGTCGTCAAGTCATGGGAAGCGCTAAAATGCAAATTGAAGAGGCGCTACGTTCAGGAAAAATTGTCTTTGAACTCGATAATGTGACATATCAAATTGAAGATAAATTACTGGTTAATCAATTTTCCGTACAAGTGTTACGGGGTGATAAAATCGCTTTAATTGGGCCGAACGGAATTGGTAAAACCACGTTATTAAAATTGATGCTAGGCAATTTAACGCCAACTTCGGGCACTGTTCACTGTGGTACCAAATTGGAAGTTGCCTATTTTGATCAATACCGTTTAGAGCTTGATCCGGAAAAAACAGTCATGGATAATTTGGCGGAAGGTAAGCAAGAAGTCATGGTCAATGGCAGGTCTCGGCATGTACTGGGTTATTTGCAAGACTTTCTATTTCCGCCTAAACGGGCAAGAACGCCGGTAAGAGCGCTCTCCGGTGGTGAGCGAAATCGTCTTTTATTAGCTAAACTATTTTTAAAGCCAAGTAATTTATTAGTGCTCGATGAGCCAACCAATGATCTTGATATTGAAACGCTAGAACTGTTAGAAGAGCTGGTTAATGATTATCAAGGTACGGTATTGCTGGTTAGTCACGATCGGCAATTTGTCGATAACGTCGTTACCCAATGTTGGTTTTTTGAAGATAACGGCAAAATTGGTATTTATGCTGGCGGTTATAGCGATGCTTTGCAACAACAGCAACAGGCAAAACCGGTTAATGCTCCAGCACCAACACCGGCAAATAATAGTGATGCTGCTAAAAAAACGGCATCCAACGGCGGGGCATCGGCCAGCGAATCGGTTGCGAAAAAGAAAGTGAAGCTTAGTTATAATGAGCAACGAGAGCTGGCGCAATTACCGGAAAAGATCGAAGCGCTTGAAACGGCGATTGATCAGTTGCAAACGCAAATTGGCCAAAGTGACTTTTTTAATCAACCGCATGAAGTAACCGGACCCATTTTACAAGCGTTAACTGACAAGGAAGCCGAATTAGAAGCGGTATTCGAACGTTGGGAGCAACTTGAATCGTTAAGCAAATAA
- a CDS encoding phage holin family protein, protein MSHMWTFQRVGGLDQVVFKNADDIINLPNLDPKLWVALSCPTTGLDFDERTLALLDSDKDGRIRIPDILDAISWTQQRIVSFKSILASSQTLPISQIDTSSEQGKKLSVTAHSILASLGKSQSDYLTQEDVQQSIKINAGKLYNGDLIFPPSAELSSEMQTFIQTAINTTGAKKDMSGQDGIDLDIAKTFVENLKTWQKWQTDISHTQTPFGENQAEIWKLVQTLKPKIDDYFLRVALAQYAPQAQGALNVDEKYIVPTENGLLSDEALAELPLSKIDTVSALDLVNGLNPLWKAKISRFKTLVASELANPDQLTQQEWLNIQNSLEAYTSLITAKPEMAQADVTTKPTSSLEDIPNKLINSLASSDLLTVFEQMVEQDNKTPISASDVLVLEKLVLFHKHLYRLLVNVASFADFFSLEKRAAFQLGKLYIDGRCATLCVAVDNIAKHSNMANYSELCLLYCECTRHDQKQLIAAAMTAGQGDLLIEGRNGVFIDNNGNDWDANVVKMITKPISIQQAIWAPYQRIGRLITEQINKWATSKDADIEKSSAQVLQSPENKFDIGKSVGIFAAIGLAIGAIGTALATLFQAIFSLSWWQFPLVFIGLFLIISGPSVILAWLKLRRRTLGPLLEASGWAINGQVKINFLLGKLLTSKAELPKNAKRNLRDPLKTQNKKSMMILLCAIVFGIGITAGWLWYQGDFQRYFEQPQAQSTQNGQQEENNQYR, encoded by the coding sequence ATGAGTCATATGTGGACATTTCAACGTGTCGGCGGATTAGATCAAGTTGTATTTAAAAATGCCGACGATATTATCAATTTACCTAATTTAGATCCCAAATTATGGGTAGCATTAAGTTGCCCAACAACCGGACTGGATTTTGATGAAAGAACGTTGGCACTATTGGATAGTGATAAGGACGGTCGGATCCGAATTCCCGATATATTAGATGCGATAAGTTGGACACAACAACGCATCGTCTCATTTAAAAGTATTTTAGCATCATCGCAAACCTTACCGATATCGCAAATCGATACATCGAGCGAACAAGGTAAAAAGCTATCGGTTACCGCACACAGTATTTTAGCCAGCTTAGGCAAAAGCCAATCTGACTATTTAACGCAAGAAGATGTGCAACAATCGATCAAGATCAATGCTGGTAAACTGTATAATGGTGATTTAATTTTCCCCCCTTCTGCCGAGTTGTCATCAGAGATGCAAACGTTTATCCAAACAGCGATAAACACCACCGGTGCCAAAAAAGATATGAGCGGGCAAGACGGCATTGATTTGGACATCGCTAAAACGTTTGTTGAAAATTTAAAAACGTGGCAAAAGTGGCAAACCGATATTAGTCATACGCAAACGCCGTTTGGTGAAAATCAAGCTGAAATATGGAAATTAGTCCAAACCTTAAAACCAAAAATCGATGACTATTTTCTTCGTGTAGCCTTGGCACAATACGCACCACAAGCACAAGGCGCTTTAAACGTGGATGAAAAATATATTGTCCCAACCGAAAACGGCTTATTATCTGATGAAGCCCTTGCTGAGTTACCTTTATCGAAGATTGATACCGTCAGCGCCCTCGATTTAGTGAACGGGCTTAATCCACTTTGGAAAGCAAAAATTAGCCGATTTAAAACGCTGGTTGCATCTGAGTTAGCAAATCCCGATCAGCTTACCCAACAAGAGTGGTTAAATATTCAAAACAGTCTTGAAGCTTACACCAGCTTAATTACCGCAAAACCGGAAATGGCGCAAGCAGATGTTACAACCAAACCAACTTCAAGTTTAGAAGATATCCCAAATAAGTTAATTAACTCTTTGGCATCAAGCGATTTATTAACTGTTTTTGAGCAAATGGTTGAACAAGATAATAAAACCCCTATTTCAGCATCCGATGTGCTTGTTTTAGAAAAGTTAGTGCTTTTTCATAAACATCTTTATCGCTTACTGGTTAACGTTGCCTCTTTTGCTGATTTCTTTTCGTTAGAAAAAAGAGCGGCTTTCCAACTAGGAAAACTTTATATCGACGGACGCTGTGCAACGCTTTGCGTAGCAGTTGATAATATTGCTAAACATTCCAATATGGCAAATTATTCAGAACTTTGCTTACTCTATTGTGAATGTACCCGACATGATCAAAAACAGCTCATTGCAGCTGCGATGACTGCCGGTCAAGGCGATTTATTAATTGAAGGACGTAATGGCGTATTTATCGATAATAACGGCAATGACTGGGATGCCAATGTTGTGAAGATGATCACTAAACCTATTAGTATTCAACAAGCTATTTGGGCACCTTATCAGCGTATTGGTCGCTTAATTACCGAACAAATTAATAAATGGGCAACCAGTAAAGATGCGGATATCGAAAAATCCAGTGCACAGGTTCTACAATCGCCTGAAAATAAATTTGATATTGGTAAAAGCGTGGGTATTTTTGCGGCTATCGGCTTAGCCATTGGGGCAATTGGTACCGCCTTAGCAACACTGTTTCAAGCGATATTTTCCTTGTCATGGTGGCAATTCCCACTGGTCTTTATCGGGCTATTTCTGATTATTTCGGGGCCTTCGGTTATTTTGGCATGGTTGAAATTAAGACGAAGAACACTTGGTCCACTGCTCGAAGCTTCGGGCTGGGCAATTAACGGACAAGTTAAAATCAACTTCTTACTCGGTAAACTACTGACCAGTAAAGCTGAGCTACCGAAAAATGCCAAACGGAATTTACGTGATCCGTTAAAAACCCAGAATAAAAAATCGATGATGATACTTTTATGTGCAATCGTATTTGGGATTGGCATTACTGCCGGTTGGTTATGGTATCAAGGTGATTTTCAGCGTTACTTTGAGCAGCCACAAGCACAATCAACCCAAAATGGCCAACAGGAAGAAAATAATCAATATCGATAA
- the glyA gene encoding serine hydroxymethyltransferase, with translation MFSKEMTIADYDKELWDAIKGEEQRQEDHLELIASENYTSPRVMQAQGTQLTNKYAEGYPGKRYYGGCEYVDIVEQLAIERAKALFGADYANVQPHSGSQANFAVYSALLNIGDTVLGMNLSEGGHLTHGAPVSFSGKFYNIVAYGVDETGHIDYDQLAKIATESKPKMIIGGFSAYSGIVDWKRMREIADSVGAYFFVDMAHVAGLVAAGVYPNPVPHAHVVTTTTHKTLGGPRGGLILAKGGSDELYKKLNSAVFPGAQGGPLMHVIAAKAVALKEAMEPAYQAYQQQVVKNAQAMVDVILKRGYKVVSGETHNHLFLIDLVDKKITGKEADAALGSANITVNKNSVPKDPQSPFVTSGVRIGTPAITRRGFKEEQAREVANWICDVLDNIDDEQAIQSVKQKVLAICHRFPVYQH, from the coding sequence ATGTTTAGTAAAGAAATGACTATTGCCGATTATGATAAGGAATTATGGGACGCCATTAAGGGTGAAGAGCAACGTCAAGAAGATCATCTCGAATTAATTGCCTCCGAAAACTATACCAGTCCAAGAGTGATGCAGGCACAGGGTACTCAATTAACTAACAAATATGCTGAAGGCTATCCAGGTAAGCGCTATTACGGTGGTTGTGAATATGTTGATATTGTTGAGCAACTTGCTATTGAACGAGCCAAAGCGCTATTTGGCGCCGATTATGCGAATGTGCAACCCCATTCCGGATCGCAGGCTAATTTTGCTGTCTATAGTGCATTATTAAATATTGGTGATACCGTACTTGGAATGAATTTATCCGAAGGCGGGCATTTGACTCACGGTGCCCCGGTTAGTTTTTCCGGCAAGTTTTATAATATTGTCGCTTATGGCGTGGATGAAACAGGACATATTGATTATGACCAATTAGCGAAAATAGCGACTGAGTCAAAACCCAAAATGATTATTGGTGGATTTTCGGCTTATTCGGGCATCGTCGATTGGAAACGAATGCGTGAAATTGCCGATAGTGTCGGCGCCTATTTTTTTGTTGATATGGCGCATGTTGCCGGTTTAGTGGCTGCGGGCGTTTATCCTAACCCTGTTCCACATGCACATGTGGTAACAACCACAACGCATAAAACGCTTGGTGGTCCACGAGGTGGTCTGATTTTGGCGAAAGGTGGCAGTGATGAGCTTTATAAGAAATTAAATTCAGCGGTCTTCCCGGGCGCTCAAGGTGGGCCGTTAATGCATGTGATTGCAGCCAAAGCGGTCGCATTAAAAGAAGCAATGGAGCCGGCTTATCAAGCTTATCAACAGCAAGTGGTTAAAAATGCTCAAGCTATGGTTGATGTGATTTTAAAACGTGGTTATAAAGTGGTTTCCGGCGAGACACATAATCATCTATTTTTAATTGATTTAGTGGATAAAAAAATTACCGGTAAAGAGGCCGACGCCGCTTTAGGCAGTGCCAATATTACGGTTAATAAAAATAGTGTGCCTAAAGATCCACAAAGCCCGTTTGTCACATCCGGCGTGCGTATCGGTACACCGGCTATCACTCGCCGAGGATTTAAAGAAGAGCAGGCACGTGAAGTGGCTAATTGGATTTGTGATGTATTAGATAATATTGATGATGAACAAGCGATCCAATCTGTTAAACAAAAGGTGTTAGCGATTTGTCATCGTTTTCCGGTTTATCAACATTGA
- a CDS encoding TIGR01212 family radical SAM protein (This family includes YhcC from E. coli K-12, an uncharacterized radical SAM protein.): MQLHLVVNTFGADLQRRYGEKIYKLTLHGGFSCPNRDGTIGVGGCTFCNVASIIDESIQVKTITQQLAQQANQMKKSKRYLAYFQAYTSTYAEVEILKNMYEEALNSADIVGLCVGTRPDCVPDEALDLLASYHAKGFEVWLELGLQTAHDKTLHDINRGHTFAAYHQTVQKARRLGIKVCTHLILGLPKETKQDNLITLDSVLNSGVDGLKLHPLHIVEGSIMAKAWRAGRLDILSLEQYVDIAGDIIRQTPANILYHRISANARKPTLLAPDWCENHWQSMNAVDHNLRQFGAQGSAINDTYHFQL; this comes from the coding sequence ATGCAACTTCATTTAGTGGTCAATACGTTTGGTGCTGACCTGCAACGCCGTTATGGCGAAAAAATCTATAAACTCACCTTACATGGCGGTTTTAGCTGTCCTAATCGGGACGGCACTATCGGTGTAGGTGGTTGCACCTTTTGTAATGTCGCATCGATTATTGATGAGTCCATTCAAGTCAAAACCATTACACAGCAACTTGCCCAACAAGCCAACCAGATGAAAAAATCCAAACGCTATCTTGCTTATTTTCAAGCCTATACCAGCACTTATGCCGAGGTTGAAATACTTAAAAATATGTATGAAGAAGCGCTCAATAGCGCCGATATTGTCGGGCTTTGTGTGGGTACTCGTCCGGATTGTGTGCCGGATGAAGCGTTGGATTTACTTGCCAGTTATCATGCCAAAGGCTTCGAAGTTTGGCTTGAGCTTGGCTTACAAACCGCTCACGATAAAACCTTACACGATATTAATCGTGGACATACGTTTGCTGCCTATCATCAAACTGTGCAAAAAGCGCGTAGGCTAGGCATAAAAGTTTGTACTCACTTAATTCTAGGCCTGCCTAAAGAAACCAAACAGGATAATTTAATTACGCTTGATAGCGTATTAAACAGCGGAGTAGATGGTTTAAAACTGCACCCGTTACATATCGTAGAAGGCAGCATCATGGCGAAGGCATGGCGTGCAGGCCGACTTGATATACTCTCTTTAGAGCAGTATGTCGATATCGCTGGCGATATAATCAGACAAACACCCGCCAATATTTTATACCACCGCATCTCCGCCAATGCCCGCAAACCCACCCTACTTGCCCCTGATTGGTGCGAAAACCATTGGCAATCAATGAATGCGGTCGATCACAATTTAAGACAATTTGGTGCGCAAGGTAGTGCAATCAATGATACTTATCACTTCCAATTATAA
- a CDS encoding DMT family transporter yields MNKEIFFNNKYVILFLFLVVCFTWGTTWIGIKIAVETVNPLLAAGLRFVIAFPFLVLITIVAKSPILFPRKSFHFFLLLTLFYFTIPYYLISFGEQYVSSGLTSLLFSTMPIFSIIFAKIILKDKIYLNQVIGITVGFLCLMYILISEGFILSYSDFWGVISILLAALMHGFLYVYSKKAGEGINVFTFNTLPIGVAGIALCLLSFSFEENNFQTISLNSWLALIYLGIFASVFGFIAYFFLLKRMSPVVLSFIFIIFPVVAIFISSIYEHKIISTNFIVCTIIMLCGFAITKLPVNVFKKWIKSDKNRDNQ; encoded by the coding sequence ATGAATAAGGAAATTTTTTTTAATAACAAATATGTTATTTTATTTCTCTTTCTGGTTGTGTGTTTTACATGGGGAACAACATGGATTGGGATAAAAATTGCTGTTGAAACGGTTAATCCACTTTTAGCTGCTGGTTTGCGTTTTGTTATTGCATTTCCTTTTTTAGTTTTAATTACAATTGTTGCTAAATCACCAATATTGTTTCCTCGAAAATCATTCCATTTTTTTCTACTTTTAACGTTATTTTATTTTACCATTCCTTATTATTTGATTAGTTTTGGTGAACAATATGTATCGTCAGGTTTAACGTCATTGTTATTTAGCACAATGCCGATTTTTTCAATTATTTTCGCTAAGATAATCTTAAAAGATAAAATATATTTAAATCAGGTGATTGGAATTACAGTGGGTTTTTTGTGTTTGATGTATATTTTAATCTCTGAAGGTTTTATTCTTTCCTATAGCGATTTTTGGGGCGTAATATCAATACTTTTAGCGGCATTGATGCATGGTTTTTTATATGTTTACTCCAAAAAAGCTGGCGAAGGTATAAATGTCTTTACCTTCAACACACTGCCAATAGGCGTTGCGGGTATCGCACTTTGTTTGTTGAGTTTTTCTTTTGAAGAAAATAATTTTCAAACTATCTCGTTAAATAGCTGGTTAGCATTAATTTATCTCGGTATTTTTGCATCCGTATTTGGCTTTATTGCTTATTTCTTTTTATTAAAACGAATGAGTCCGGTAGTATTGTCATTTATTTTCATTATTTTCCCGGTTGTTGCTATTTTTATTTCATCGATTTATGAGCATAAAATCATTTCAACTAATTTCATCGTTTGTACAATCATTATGTTGTGTGGTTTTGCTATAACAAAATTACCTGTCAATGTTTTTAAAAAGTGGATAAAGAGCGACAAAAATAGAGATAATCAATAA